From Thermoflavifilum aggregans, a single genomic window includes:
- a CDS encoding succinate dehydrogenase/fumarate reductase iron-sulfur subunit has protein sequence MHITLKVWRQKNQQDPGHFETYQLDNVNEDMSFLEMFDVLNDKLIREGKDPVAFDHDCREGICGMCSMYINGRPHGPLKGTTTCQLHMRHFKDGDTIVVEPWRAAAFPVIKDLVVDRSAFDRIMQAEGFISVNTGSAPDANTIPVEKDKADAAFAAAACIGCGACVAACKNSSAMLFVSAKIAQLALLPQGQPERKTRVLNMIAQMQKEGFGSCSNIGSCEAECPKEIPITFIAKANSEYLKAMLAADLPE, from the coding sequence ATGCATATCACACTGAAAGTATGGCGGCAGAAGAATCAGCAGGATCCCGGGCATTTCGAGACCTATCAGCTCGACAATGTGAATGAAGACATGTCTTTCCTCGAAATGTTCGATGTGCTCAATGATAAGCTGATTCGCGAAGGGAAAGACCCTGTTGCTTTTGACCATGATTGCCGGGAAGGGATCTGTGGCATGTGTTCCATGTATATCAATGGCCGTCCGCATGGTCCCCTGAAGGGAACTACTACCTGCCAGCTGCATATGCGTCATTTTAAGGATGGAGATACCATTGTGGTAGAACCCTGGCGGGCAGCAGCATTTCCTGTTATCAAGGATCTGGTTGTAGACCGCAGCGCATTTGATCGCATCATGCAGGCGGAAGGATTTATTTCGGTAAATACCGGCAGTGCGCCCGATGCCAATACTATTCCGGTCGAGAAAGACAAGGCTGATGCGGCTTTTGCAGCTGCAGCCTGCATTGGTTGCGGAGCCTGTGTGGCAGCCTGCAAGAACAGCTCAGCTATGTTGTTTGTATCTGCCAAAATTGCCCAGCTGGCTCTGCTGCCGCAGGGACAGCCTGAACGCAAAACGCGTGTACTGAATATGATTGCTCAAATGCAGAAGGAAGGGTTTGGCAGTTGCAGCAATATTGGCTCCTGTGAAGCCGAATGTCCTAAAGAAATTCCTATAACTTTCATTGCAAAAGCCAATAGCGAATACCTGAAAGCTATGCTGGCAGCTGATTTGCCAGAATGA